The following are encoded together in the Brassica napus cultivar Da-Ae chromosome A9, Da-Ae, whole genome shotgun sequence genome:
- the LOC125578163 gene encoding malate synthase, glyoxysomal-like, whose protein sequence is MATIFGMRLRTKLKECLPLHYKVDIRVSPGSHADEHSVQIRAEGLRLNRRVGIEYLAVWLTRSGSVPRYNLMEDAAPAEISRVQNWQWIRYEVELDGDGLGVRVNKELFERVVEEEMERIEKEVGKDKFKKGMYKDNCKKFTKQCTASELDDFLTLAVYDHIVAHYPNNVSRP, encoded by the exons ATGGCAACTATATTTGGTATGCGTTTGAGAACTAAGCTTAAAGAATGCTTGCCTCTCCACTATAAG GTTGATATCAGAGTGTCTCCCGGTTCTCATGCCGATGAACATTCAG tACAGATCAGAGCAGAGGGTCTAAGGCTGAACAGACGTGTGGGGATCGAATACTTAGCAGTGTGGCTAACACGATCAGGATCTGTCCCACGCTATAACCTGATGGAAGATGCGGCTCCAGCTGAGATAAGTCGTGTCCAGAACTGGCAATGGATTAGGTATGAAGTGGAGTTGGACGGAGATGGGCTTGGAGTCAGGGTGAACAAAGAGTTGTTTGAGAGAGTTGTGGAAGAAGAGATGGAAAGAATCGAGAAAGAAGTTGGTAAAGATAAGTTTAAGAAAGGAATGTATAAGGACAACTGCAAGAAGTTTACAAAGCAATGTACTGCAAGTGAGCTTGATGATTTTCTTACACTTGCTGTTTATGATCATATTGTAGCTCACTACCCAAACAATGTGTCAAGGCCCtga
- the LOC106347149 gene encoding mediator of RNA polymerase II transcription subunit 25, with the protein MSSELKQLIVVVEGTAALGPYWQTIVSDYLLKIIRSFCGTELNGERNPVSNVELSLVIFNSHGSYCACLVQRSGWTKDVNIFLRWLSSIQFAGGGFNEAATAEGLAEALMMFSPPSGQAQPSNDLKRHCILITASNPYSLPTPVYRPKLQNPERYENGHAQSESRLSDAETVASYFSRCSVSLSVVCPKQLPKIRALYNAGKPNAQSADLSIDTVKNAFYLVLISENFVEARAALSHSATNFPQTTQSPVKVDRATVAPSLPVTGQPLPPVPSANGPIMNRQPVSVGPVPTATVKVEPGTISSMAAVPTFPHIPSVARPATQAIPSVQTSSASPVSQEMVTKAENAPDIKPVVGGMTPQLRTGPPGGANVNLLNNLSQVRQVMSSAALAGASSSGQSAVAMHMSNMISTGMATSLPPSQTAFSSGQQGNTSMAGSGALAGTEQAGQSPAPNNAFSPQTTSNLGVSQPMQGMNQGSHSGAQMMQSGISMNQNMMSQGNVSSGTGGMMPTPGVGQQTQSGIQQLGGSNSSAPNVQLSQPSSGAMQPSQSKYVKVWEGNLSGQRQGQPVLITRLEGYRSASASDSLAANWPPNMQIVRLISQDHMNNKQYVGKADFLVFRAMSQHGFLGQLQDKKLCAVIQLPSQTLLLSVSDKACRLIGMLFPGDMVVFKPQIQNQQQQQLQQQQQIQQQQQQQQIQQQQQQQIQQQHHHQQQQLPQLQQQQQHQMSQLQHHQQQQLSQLHHHHQQQQQTSPLNQMQQQTSPLNQMQQQQQPQQIVGSGVMGGQAFGQAPGRSQQGAGGGGQPTMPGAGFMG; encoded by the exons ATGTCGTCGGAGTTGAAACAGCTAATCGTCGTTGTTGAAGGCACCGCTGCCTTGGGTCCTTACTGGCAAACCATCGTCTCCGACTATCTCCTCAAAATCATCAG GTCTTTCTGTGGCACTGAGTTAAACGGAGAG AGGAACCCTGTTTCTAATGTTGAGCTGTCACTGGTGATCTTCAATTCTCATGGTTCATATTGTG CGTGCTTGGTACAACGGAGTGGCTGGACAAAAGATGTTAATATTTTCTTGCGTTGGCTTTCGTCCATACAATTTGCCGGTGGTGGTTTCAATGAGGCTGCCACAGCTGAAGGGCTTGCCGAAGCATTGATG ATGTTTTCTCCTCCTTCAGGTCAAGCACAACCAAGTAATGATCTGAAAAGGCACTGTATCCTAATCACAGCCAGCAACCCTTACTCGTTGCCAACACCTGTATATCGTCCAAAATTGCAAAATCCGGAACGGTATGAAAACGGCCATGCGCAATCTGAAAGTCGTTTATCAGATGCCGAGACAGTGGCATCATATTTTTCTAGG TGCTCTGTTTCATTGTCTGTTGTGTGTCCAAAGCAGCTTCCAAAGATAAGAGCACTATACAATGCG GGAAAGCCCAATGCACAAAGTGCGGACTTGTCAATTGACACGGTTAAGAACGCATTCTATCTTGTCCTGATCTCAGAGAACTTTGTGGAGGCACGTGCTGCCTTAAGTCATTCTGCTACAAATTTTCCACAGACCACCCAAAGCCCTGTGAAAGTGGACAGGGCCACTGTTGCTCCATCTCTTCCAGTCACTGGCCAACCTCTACCTCCTGTACCATCAG CCAATGGACCTATTATGAATCGGCAACCAGTCTCTGTCGGACCAGTTCCTACTGCTACTGTGAAAGTT GAGCCTGGCACTATATCTTCTATGGCAGCAGTTCCAACTTTTCCTCATATCCCGTCCGTAGCACGGCCTGCTACACAAGCAATTCCTTCAGTTCAAACATCTTCAGCATCGCCAGTCTCTCAAGAAATGGTCACCAAAGCCGAGAATGCACCAGATATTAAGCCTGTTGTTGGTGGAATGACGCCACAATTGCGTACTGGCCCTCCTGGGGGAGCTAATGTAAATCTGCTGAATAATCTTTCTCAAGTTCGACAAGTCATGAGCTCTGCAGCTCTGGCGGGTGCATCCTCGTCTGGGCAAAGTGCGGTTGCAATGCATATGtcaaatatgatatcaacaggAATGGCTACATCTCTGCCTCCTTCACAAACTGCGTTTTCATCCGGACAGCAGGGAAATACTTCAATGGCTGGTTCGGGTGCATTAGCGGGGACTGAACAAGCGGGACAAAGCCCGGCTCCTAACAATGCCTTCAGTCCTCAAACAACGTCAAACCTTGGTGTTTCTCAACCAATGCAAGGGATGAACCAAGGAAGTCATTCTGGAGCACAGATGATGCAAAGCGGAATTTCCATGAACCAAAACATGATGAGTCAAGGAAATGTCTCCTCTGGAACAGGTGGAATGATGCCTACTCCAGGAGTTGGCCAACAAACGCAATCAGGAATACAACAGCTTGGTGGTAGTAACAGCTCAGCTCCTAATGTGCAGTTGTCACAGCCATCGTCGGGGGCTATGCAGCCTTCTCAATCCAAATATGTTAAAGTCTGGGAG GGAAATTTATCTGGGCAGAGACAAGGGCAGCCTGTTCTTATCACCAGACTTGAG GGTTACCGAAGTGCTTCTGCGTCTGATTC GTTGGCAGCCAATTGGCCACCGAATATGCAGATCGTTCGGCTCATATCCCAGGATCATATGAATAACAA GCAATATGTTGGCAAAGCTGACTTCCTTGTGTTTCGGGCCATGAGTCAACATGGGTTTTTAGGACAACTTCAGGATAAGAAGCTT TGTGCAGTCATCCAGCTGCCATCACAGACTCTGCTTCTCTCCGTCTCTGACAAGGCCTGCCGCTTAATTGGAATGCTTTTTCCAGGG GATATGGTTGTGTTTAAGCCACAAATTCAAAATCAGCAACAGCAGCAactccaacaacaacaacagatcCAGCAgcaacagcagcagcagcaaatccagcagcaacaacaacaacagatcCAGCAGCAACACCATCATCAACAGCAACAGCTGCCACAActccagcagcagcagcagcatcaAATGTCACAGCTCCAACATCATCAGCAGCAACAGCTGTcacagcttcatcatcatcaccagcagcagcagcagacgTCACCGCTGAATCAGATGCAGCAACAAACTTCGCCACTGAATCAgatgcagcagcagcagcagcctcAACAGATTGTTGGGTCAGGAGTAATGGGTGGCCAAGCTTTTGGGCAAGCTCCTGGAAGATCACAACAAGGTGCTGGTGGCGGAGGGCAGCCTACCATGCCAGGAGCGGGCTTCATGGGATAA